Proteins from a single region of Plasmodium brasilianum strain Bolivian I chromosome 13, whole genome shotgun sequence:
- a CDS encoding COBW domain-containing protein 1: MIGITIITGFLGSGKTTLLKNLLNESLEKNKKIAIIHNEFSENNNNIDKIVFKDINDIYNFPKEKEKSKQNSTSANDEKIETLKIINEIDSEEGFIYELNNGCLCCSNKSNFVKLIENILSLKTSYDHIFVEVSGAYDNIQINNLLWLDDLNKSKIYLDSIVHIIDAYNFLSSFNSGIPYYGNLKKTETGVSSEKKNSSSSIVEGKEEKDPNIIISSSNRRDSNENSNRSNIGNRVNRVSSSCSGGKDGEYFTPIDACPISKDEGRDNSACEQLIVCDIIIINKIDKINDQDKERVKRFVHNINPLSSIYLTSYSKIHIEDITNLECYEKKNIKNVLTNATISSCDENEVKEQKKNNYTYHYNDFINCSFRYEHSIPYLINISEQINRMKNEFLNSKNKTILKNIFSLKKSNIFSYKKLNEMLASLLWNKNLQVYRGKGIFVAFNDDIYNNKNKLKLNIYYYQSVGDLYEINLVKSDIHIFFQNYLEKLGKSHKLEKSDKIEKSDKLEKADKIEKADKIEKADKIEKSDILEMHGHYLTDTEKPNNNSEQIEKNHNTVRNSDNNMYIYEDFSDVENYYSDNSSCSNNSDYNIYNILNSYYVFTSNFLFIGKSINVEHVRSKLNECLYG, from the coding sequence ATGATAGGAATTACTATAATAACAGGGTTTTTAGGGTCTGGAAAAACAACTCTACTTAAAAACTTGCTAAACGAAAgcttagaaaaaaataaaaaaattgcaataaTCCATAACGAATTCtctgaaaataataataatattgacaaaatagtttttaaagatattaacgatatatataattttcctaaggaaaaggaaaagagtAAACAGAATTCCACTTCAGCTAATGACGAAAAGATAGAGAccttaaaaattattaacgaAATTGATAGCGAAGAAGGGTTCATATACGAGCTCAATAACGGATGCTTATGTTGCTCGAATAAAAGCAATTTTGTAAAGTTAATTGAAAACATTTTATCTTTGAAAACTTCTTATGATCATATATTTGTTGAAGTGTCAGGAGCTTATGACaatatacaaattaataatttgttaTGGCTAGACGATTTAAATAAGtccaaaatatatttagataGTATTGTTCACATCATAGATgcgtacaattttttaagcTCCTTTAACAGTGGTATTCCGTATTATGGCAACttgaaaaaaacagaaacTGGTGTCtcttcagaaaaaaaaaatagtagtagtagcatCGTGGAAGGAAAAGAAGAGAAGGACCCCAACATCATCATTAGCAGCAGCAATAGAAGGGATAGCAATGAAAACAGCAATAGGAGTAATATCGGTAATAGAGTCAACAGGGTCAGCAGTAGCTGCTCTGGCGGCAAGGATGGGGAATATTTTACCCCAATAGATGCATGTCCTATCAGCAAGGACGAAGGGAGGGACAACTCAGCGTGTGAGCAACTAATCGTTTGTGATATTATAATCATAAACAAAATAGACAAAATAAACGATCAAGATAAAGAAAGAGTAAAACGTTTTGTGCATAATATAAATCCGTTAAGTTCAATATACCTAACCAGCTATTCTAAAATTCATATTGAAGATATAACAAATTTAGAATGCtacgaaaaaaagaatataaaaaatgtctTAACAAATGCTACAATTAGTAGTTGTGATGAAAATGAAGTTaaagaacaaaagaaaaataattatacatatcatTACAACGATTTTATCAACTGCTCCTTCAGATATGAACATAGCATTccttatttaattaatataagtgAGCAAATAAATAGgatgaaaaatgaatttttaaattcaaaaaataaaacaattttaaaaaatattttttcattaaagaagagtaatatattttcttacaAAAAACTGAATGAAATGTTAGCGTCCCTTTTATGGAATAAGAATTTACAAGTTTATAGAGGAAAAGGTATTTTTGTTGCTTTCAatgatgatatatataataacaaaaataaattaaaactaaatatatattactaccAAAGCGTTGGAGACTTGTATGAGATAAATTTAGTCAAGAGTGATAttcacatattttttcaaaattatctagaaaaattaggaaaatcacacaaattagaaaaatcagataaaatagaaaaatcagacaaattagaaaaagcagataaaatagaaaaagcagataaaatagaaaaagcagataaaatagaaaaatcaGACATTCTAGAAATGCATGGACATTATTTGACTGATACGGAAAAACCAAATAACAATTCTGAACAGATAGAAAAAAATCATAACACAGTTAGGAACagtgataataatatgtacatttatgaAGACTTTTCTGATGTAGAAAATTACTATTCGGATAACTCTTCctgtagtaataatagcgattataatatatataacattttgaATAGTTACTATGTTTTTACCTcgaactttttatttataggGAAAAGTATAAACGTCGAACATGTAAGAAGTAAGTTGAATGAATGTTTGTACGGTTAA
- a CDS encoding RING zinc finger protein, with amino-acid sequence MNIDKNIGNEVVIIEKEKKEIEAVIKNDEEGIIQHSTKDNVIVQEKKCIVVNKECNDNNGNDNNDKNDINDNDNNDKDIEEYLSGPEENTMENNIILSSNKNKEDIGSNNCNHKSSRSGNNNSTGTLKTFHNYFEDNVKNIVEANSDKIFNKNTNNSLIAIVNNLNLKEGVTSSCSKNVINHNNDENISECSIAHAIEKNDDSNNNINCEINGNSSGKLNSYPIDSPSDNPNDNTNDKHNNNPSDNLNNNVNPNDNANDNDNPNENANDNENCPNDEEGTGSNEDNLEDTVESISSFMLEEDMNLSRRAYRNFQICSLFIHSTLLVMVLLLLVFLKRKSPTPKRILKKLKVMKYIEYRKYCEECYLSGNYFYNEKEEIQQERIKNENAITIIGVDNIEGIDNNKVYHQEGIDKDLRSHTNPNVYTNSTEASCIQKGYLNKSMDNDLPPTLNNNIIASCGNVSNSNMINYLENNNIFKCDTNINPGENIPDSADVQICSEKKNDNTSISNYSCQEVNNIKSDNDYSNNNNDNSNSNNNDNSNSNSNNNNRNNYCITNTTEQIDGSNEDTKTGVFDYFQKVLKKKKNDIEKEKNEIYGIYENVEDNNSVHINIENSDYVCSICCVEYLNDDDICILPCNYLHYYHKECIFTWLKRNNDCPLCRKNIGKL; translated from the exons atgaacattgataaaaatattggaAATGAGGTAGttataatagaaaaagaaaaaaaagaaattgaagcagttattaaaaatgatgagGAAGGAATAATACAACATTCTACAAAGGATAATGTGATCGTACAGGAAAAAAAGTGCATAGTAGTTAATAAAGAatgtaatgataataatggtaatgataataatgataagaatgatattaatgataatgataataatgataaggACATAGAGGAATACTTATCAGGACCAGAAGAAAACACtatggaaaataatataattttaagtaGTAATAAGAACAAAGAAGATATTGGAAGTAATAACTGTAATCACAAAAGTAGTAGaagtggtaataataattcaacAGGTACATTAAAAACCTTCCATAATTACTTCGAGGATAATGTAAAGAACATTGTAGAAGCAAATtctgataaaatatttaataaaaatacaaataacaGCTTGATCGCAATagtaaataatttgaatttgAAAGAAGGGGTTACAAGTAGTTGTAGTAAGAATGTAATAAACCACAATAACGATGAAAATATCAGTGAATGTAGTATTGCACATGCCATTGAAAAAAACGATGATtcgaataataatataaactgcGAAATAAATGGTAACTCGAGCGGTAAACTGAACAGTTATCCTATTGACAGTCCAAGTGATAACCCAAATGACAATACTAATgataaacataataataatcctAGTGACAatcttaataataatgttaaccCAAATGACAATGCTAATGATAACGATAACCCTAATGAGAATGCAAATGATAATGAAAACTGCCCAAATGATGAGGAAGGTACTGGCTCAAATGAAGATAATTTGGAGGACACTGTTGAGAGTATAAGTAGCTTTATGTTAGAAGAAGATATGAATTTATCTAGAAGAGCATATagaaattttcaaatatgctctctttttattcattcaaCTCTTTTAGTTATGGTATTATTACTTTTGG tttttttaaaaagaaaaagtccCACTCCAAAaagaattttgaaaaaattaaaagtaatgaaatatatagaatacaGAAAATATTGTGAAGAGTGTTACTTAAGTGGTAATTATTTCTACAATGAAAAAGAGGAAATTCAACAGGAGAGaatcaaaaatgaaaatgctATTACTATAATAGGAGTTGATAATATAGAGGGAATAGATAATAACAAAGTATATCATCAGGAGGGTATAGATAAGGACTTACGTAGTCATACTAATCCAAATGTTTACACCAACTCGACAGAGGCTTCATGTATTCAGAAAGGATACTTAAACAAAAGCATGGACAATGATCTTCCACCTActcttaataataatattattgcaTCATGTGGGAATGTTAGTAATAGCAAcatgataaattatttagaaaacaataatatttttaagtgtGATACAAACATAAACCCAGGGGAGAATATACCCGATAGTGCAGATGTACAAATTTGcagcgaaaaaaaaaatgacaacACGAGTATCAGCAATTATAGCTGCCAAGAGGTGAATAATATTAAGAGTGATAATGAttatagtaacaataataatgataacagtaatagtaataataatgacaatagtaatagtaatagtaacaataataataggaaTAATTACTGCATCACAAATACTACTGAACAAATAGATGGATCAAACGAGGACACGAAAACAGGAGTATTtgattattttcaaaaagttttaaaaaaaaaaaaaaatgatattgaaaaggagaaaaatgaaatatacggaatatatgaaaatgtgGAAGATAATAACTCAGTTCATattaatattgaaaattcaGATTATGTGTGTTCAATTTGCTGTGTcgaatatttaaatgatgaTGATATCTGTATATTACCTTGTAACTatcttcattattatcacaaagaatgtatatttacttggctaaaaagaaataatgattGCCCATtatgtagaaaaaatattggaaagttataa
- a CDS encoding DNA mismatch repair protein, producing MTLKKKLMFNCLSKKKVILINNIKKNSLIFLNRNYVNNLIYTKEDDIYKINGLLEYNLSSNNKNRNDNLYDGNSIISNSNYENDNSLGNSEKDNRLVNCVYNYPNDERLDIYGKINEKFLSSDFELQLYKNGCKIPIYWIKKLEKLKNINAINCLEYLKDDNLLYFDNYKNKGLLKFLNDEKRKYNNCIILSRVGDFYETYGLDSIFLIEFLNIKKMNNKLSCGFIKSSINKALHILTNNNLNVCIYEELNEKSLKMKKRYLSQIVTPELPIYLNNIQYCSSTNEDISNKEEGEDENKNSNAFFNSCDIDDYFVIKEIICIYIESKNIFSLSKINLSLKTISIYDQITFDVLNIYLKNTNFLKVYIHQHNNTSFTKKIIQLFRIENYYLFNNFSNSLQFHMFILEKLKEQINIRGLFRLIKNKNVFQVETASSMVGRKASIDVSTNQEKGGRVADMENFSSAANRENVDRRRDELEENYKLENNFDYAFYSYCTPLNIFTSYNMGIYKQNNYYENRNNYLFYNIIDVNNSDSNSINIAESLDFFKNLFLFYPTFEITKHIRYINEYIRKNLENLIVPNVRPFRNNIVITLLSNLKADHHVLKKIYTNIEGVLKCINNYDFSLLTSIFHVLNHQNSFKLNILKFYGLLTNIREILQTNLEMCPCKFSYSSDIRAFNEFVYYHENEVYNILNEKLLTGENKDIERNRRELLEAVLSNYGEYDENKKSYNLDLLNKLLKFDNTNDIIGIKKKKINNEKILNFFHPLNKKSDVMKNIFVTENVQNKVKHYISSIDRKKKKINELIRRINGQLSSSVHILSFVSNFLQILQALWNHTSNSIKRGWNLPVCKHLVVTYEQKSFKNIDEKLLYIQQLMYNENENISNKRNTDGKSEYLSSSRQVEKNSSNSISHEDFIKLTEEDEKNILENVDKDSVEEIKKIYKEKFYANDSLTYILGAKPYNLNKQNLVKYDIFFKKRNFILLTGKNMSGKTTLSFTILCILFLANLGMYAPCDEKSIISKFREFYSLKNVNYQEQIENMSLFREQAYYINSIIEEIKENYCIDNKHLRNNEIFILFDEPCIATTPVDNAIIISAISDYLKEYCGIIITHNYDLLKKICQSKNIIFKRINENINYLKRQEGERAAKLERGICKNSEALETCRHTNIDSKVLELLNAYEKRYKFIHNLSNLLYYKFLDYLKNTKDKKKTLNNFFENFVNYGYDKSNSVEEQCMHVAAGHAAQDDGDNFELMQNEDMREIMKEYSLEGDILNKEGDVIKKKNYIRKNSKEKTNVSNLKNYDMEVSRNDDACQLRKDRTNAVLGEAVPEYYENCENHEKELNIAIEKIERAANRKVVKIGMNEDIPISFKNKSIVYILCIFAKNKNKPYFYIGISDNISERIKCHTRNLLNSKNLLKNEKRNNILNYKYDMNVFYTLIFQVDNKMLASKYEKELSDLLKRNYDIISK from the exons atgactttaaaaaaaaaattaatgttcAACTGTttgagtaaaaaaaaagtgatactaataaataacataaaaaaaaatagcttgATTTTTCTGAACAGAAATTATgtgaataatttaatatatacaaaggaagatgatatatataaaattaatgggTTGCTTGAATACAACTTGAGTAGTAATAACAAGAATAGAAATGACAATTTGTATGATGGGAATAGCATTATTTCGAATAGTAATTACGAAAATGATAACTCTTTAGGTAATAGCGAAAAAGACAACAGATTAGTAAAttgtgtatataattatcCAAATGATGAGAGGTTAGATatttatggaaaaattaatgaaaaatttttatcgtCTGATTTTGagttacaattatataaaaatggatGTAAGATACCTATATATTggattaaaaaattagaaaaattaaaaaacataaatgcTATAAACTGTTTAGAGTATTTAAAGGATGACaatttgctatattttgataattacaaaaataaaggattattaaaatttttaaatgatgaaaaacggaaatataataattgtattattttatcaagAGTTGGAGACTTTTATGAAACGTATGGACTTGactccatttttttaattgaattTTTGAATATCAAAAAGATGAACAATAAATTGTCTTGtggttttataaaaagtagtattaataaagcattacatatattaacaaataacaatttaaatgtatgtatatatgaagaattaaatgaaaaatctttaaaaatgaaaaaaaggtattTATCTCAAATTGTTACCCCAGAATTGCCCATCTACTTGAACAATATACAGTACTGTAGTAGTACAAACGAGGATATAAGTAACAAAGAAGAAGGAGAAGACGAAAATAAGAATAGTaatgctttttttaattcatgcGATATAGAtgattattttgttataaaagagattatatgtatatatatcgaGAGTAAAAATATCTTCTcattaagtaaaattaatttaagtCTGAAAACTATTTCTATTTATGATCAAATCACATTTgatgttttaaatatttacttaaaaaatactaattttttaaaggtatatatacatcaGCATAATAACACCtctttcacaaaaaaaataattcagtTGTTTAGAATAGAGAACTATTACTTGTTTAACAACTTTAGTAATAGCTTGCAGTTTCATATGTTCATTCTAGAAAAGCTAAAGGAGCAAATTAACATTAGAGGTTTATTCAGACtcattaagaataaaaacgTTTTTCAGGTGGAAACAGCATCGTCGATGGTTGGCAGAAAGGCGAGCATTGACGTGTCTACGAATCAGGAGAAGGGTGGAAGGGTGGCAGATATGGAAAACTTTAGCAGCGCTGCTAATAGGGAAAATGTTGATAGACGGAGGGACGAATTGGAAGAGAACTACAAGTTGGAAAACAACTTTGACTACGCATTTTACTCGTACTGCACACcattaaacatatttacaAGCTATAATATGGGTATatacaaacaaaataattactatgaaaatagaaataattatttattttataatataatagacGTAAATAATAGCGATTCGAACAGTATTAACATTGCTGAATCGTtagatttttttaaaaatttatttcttttttacccTACATTTGAGATTACGAAGCATATAcgatatataaatgaatatatcagaaaaaacttagaaaatttaattgTACCGAATGTAAGGCCTTTTAGAAATAATATCGTGATAACTCTTTTGTCTAATTTAAAAGCTGATCAtcatgttttaaaaaaaatttatacaaatattgaAGGGGTACTTAAATGTATTAACAATTACGATTTCTCTCTTTTAACATCCATCTTTCACGTTCTGAATCATCAGAATTCGTTCaaattaaacattttaaaattttatggtCTTTTAACAAATATTCGAGAAATTTTACAAACTAATTTAGAGATGTGTCCCTGCaaattttcttattcttCAGACATACGTGCATTCAACGAGTTTGTGTATTATCATGAAAATGaggtatataatatacttaaCGAAAAATTGTTAACAGGTGAAAACAAAGATATTGAACGGAATAGAAGAGAACTATTAGAGGCTGTTTTGTCGAACTATGGAgaatatgatgaaaataaaaaaagctaTAATTTAGACCTCTTAAATAAACTATTAAAATTTGACAATACAAATGATATTattggaataaaaaaaaaaaaaataaataatgaaaaaattctaaatttttttcaccccttaaacaaaaaatctgatgtaatgaaaaatatttttgttactgAAAATGTGCAAAATAAAGTTAAACATTATATCTCATCTATtgatagaaaaaagaaaaaaattaacgaaCTGATTAGAAGGATTAATGGACAGTTATCTTCGTCTGTCCACATCCTTTCATTTGTGTCAAACTTTCTGCAGATACTTCAG GCCCTATGGAACCACACATCAAACAGCATAAAGCGAGGGTGGAATCTGCCAGTCTGCAAGCACTTAGTTGTAACGTACGAACAGAAGAGCTTCAAAAATATTGATGAAAagctattatatatacagcAACTTATGTATAacgaaaatgaaaacatatcAAATAAAAGGAACACTGATGGAAAGAGCGAGTATTTATCATCAAGTAGACAAGTAGAAAAGAATTCGTCTAATAGCATATCACATGAAGATTTCATAAAATTGACAGAAGAAgatgaaaagaatatattagaGAATGTTGATAAAGATTCAGTAgaagagataaaaaaaatatataaggaaaaattcTATGCGAATGATTCTCTGACCTATATTTTAGGAGCAAAAccttataatttaaataaacaaaatttagttaaatatgatattttttttaaaaaaagaaattttattttactgacaggaaaaaatatgagtGGAAAAACAACTTTATCCTTTACCATTTTATGTATTCTATTTTTGGCAAATCTAG GTATGTATGCCCCTTGTGatgaaaaaagtattatatcAAAGTTTCGAGAGTTCTATAGcctaaaaaatgtaaattaccAAGAACAAATTGAAAACATGTCCTTGTTTAGAGAACAGGcttattacataaattctATTATAGAAgagataaaagaaaattactGCATTGATAATAAGCACTTACggaataatgaaatttttattctttttgatGAGCCTTGTATAGCTACGACACCTGTTGATAATGCAA TAATTATCAGTGCCATTTCAGACTACTTAAAGGAGTATTGTGGAATTATAATCACTCATAACTATGacttactaaaaaaaatttgccaaagcaaaaacattatttttaaaagaattaatgagaatattaattatttaaagagACAAGAGGGCGAACGGGCTGCTAAACTAGAGAGAGGAATTTGCAAAAACAGCGAAGCTTTAGAAACATGTAGACACACAAATATAGATAGCAAAGTGCTAGAGTTGTTAAATGCATATGAAAAgagatataaatttattcataatcTGAGTAATCTTTTGTATTACAAGTTTTTGGATTACTTAAAGAATAcgaaggataaaaaaaagactttaaataatttttttgaaaattttgtcAACTATGGTTATGATAAAAGTAATAGCGTGGAAGAGCAGTGTATGCATGTTGCTGCTGGTCATGCTGCTCAGGATGATGGTGataattttgaattaatGCAGAATGAAGATATGAGAGAGATAATGAAGGAGTACTCATTAGAAGgagatatattaaataaagagggcgatgtaattaaaaaaaaaaattacataaggAAGAACAGTAAGGAAAAAACTAATGTCAGCAATTTGAAGAACTATGATATGGAAGTCAGCAGGAATGATGATGCATGTCAATTGAGGAAAGATAGAACTAACGCAGTTTTAGGGGAAGCAGTGCCTGAATATTACGAAAATTGTGAAAATcatgaaaaagaattaaatatagcaattgaaaaaattgaacGTGCTGCAAATAGAAAAGTCGTTAAGATAGGCATGAATGAGGATATTcctatttcttttaaaaacaaaagcatagtttatattttatgcatttttgcaaaaaataaaaacaagccatatttttacataggTATAAGTGATAACATTTCGGAGAGAATAAAATGTCACACGagaaatttattaaacagtaaaaatcttttaaaaaatgaaaaaagaaataatattctaaattataaatatgacatgaatgttttttatacattGATATTTCAAGTAGATAATAAAATGCTTGCTTccaaatatgaaaaagaacTATCTGACTTGTTGAAGAGAAACTATGATATTATTTCCAAGtga
- a CDS encoding ribonucleoside-diphosphate reductase small chain, with protein sequence MADVLKISKIPIFTKKEKEFSDLQKSKEANEKILNKENDRFTLHPILYPDVWDFYKKAEASFWTAEEIDLSSDLKDFEKLNENEKHFIKHVLAFFAASDGIVLENLASKFLREVQITEAKKFYSFQIAVENIHSETYSLLIDNYIKDEKERLNLFHAIENIPAVKNKALWAAKWINNTNSFAERIVANACVEGILFSGSFCAIFWFKKQNKLHGLTFSNELISRDEGLHTDFNCLIYSLLENKLPEEIVQNIVKEAVEVERSFICESLPCDLIGMNSRLMSQYIEFVADRLLECLGCSKVFYSKNPFNWMDLISLQGKTNFFEKRVADYQKSGVMAQRKDQVFSLNTDF encoded by the coding sequence atggcTGATGTGTTAAAAATCTCAAAAATTccaatttttacaaaaaaggaaaaggaattTAGTGACTTACAAAAGAGTAAGGaagcaaatgaaaaaattttaaataaagagaaTGATAGGTTTACGTTGCATCCAATTTTGTATCCAGACGTATGggacttttataaaaaagcagAAGCTTCATTTTGGACAGCAGAAGAGATAGATTTATCAAGCGATTTGAaagattttgaaaaattaaatgaaaatgaaaaacattttataaaacatgTGTTAGCATTTTTTGCAGCAAGTGATGGAATAGTTTTAGAAAATTTGGCtagtaaatttttaagaGAAGTTCAAATAACGGAAGCtaagaaattttattcttttcaaatAGCAGTGGAGAATATTCATTCAGAAACTTACAGTTTGTTGAttgataattatataaaggaTGAAAAGGAGcgattaaatttatttcacgcaatagaaaatataccagctgttaaaaataaagcttTGTGGGCTGCCAAATGGATTAATAATACCAATTCTTTTGCAGAACGGATAGTAGCAAATGCATGTGTAGAAGGTATATTGTTTAGTGGTAGTTTTTGTGCTATTTTCTggtttaaaaaacaaaataaattacatggGCTAACTTTTAGTAATGAATTAATTAGTAGAGATGAAGGATTACATACAGACTTTAACTGTTTAATATATAGTCTGctggaaaataaattaccaGAAGAAATTGTTCAGAATATTGTAAAAGAAGCAGTAGAAGTAGAACGATCATTTATATGTGAATCTTTACCTTGTGACTTGATAGGAATGAATTCAAGATTAATGTCACAATACATTGAATTTGTGGCTGATAGATTGTTAGAATGTTTAGGATGCTCAAAAGtcttttattcaaaaaatccTTTTAATTGGATGGATTTGATATCTCTTcaaggaaaaacaaattttttcgAAAAAAGAGTTGCCGATTATCAGAAATCGGGTGTAATGGCACAGAGAAAAGATCAAGTGTTTTCTCTCAACACCGATTTTTGA